From Scleropages formosus chromosome 9, fSclFor1.1, whole genome shotgun sequence, one genomic window encodes:
- the LOC114911286 gene encoding paraneoplastic antigen Ma1-like: MTKATIPEQLAFGGESGPWVVNVSETRECPILGERGSFQAKFLSFLASEGKTLADVSGWFGPTPAPPVAPDLNTKLVDAISSLVEKCQATPMDGLGYRKLRLFSGVKPTPPGEEEYDAWAEQTTHMLDEWQCSDIVKKQRIAESLKGPAADIVRCLRVSNPSVTADDYLKALEAAFGTTDSAADLMVRFRGTFQQEGEKLSAYLFRLDKLLHAVHRKGGAEVADLDQIRIEQVARGALSHDLVAMRIRTMYKLKPPPSFTELLRDVREEEEMILARQSVGNAALPAMVRCVGCATPSPVPVQPENVAVPVVAGNGQEIERLREEFRGLKTEVARLFSASIAASDGIPQQTMQNLNPKGTGTLYACGREGAPRPQYRAGVFCYRCGEDGHFQRECPNPENLRKVTNRLLKLRQPPGNFPGAQ, translated from the coding sequence ATGACTAAGGCTACCATACCTGAACAGTTAGCCTTTGGAGGTGAGTCGGGGCCCTGGGTGGTTAATGTCAGCGAGACCCGAGAATGTCCAATACTTGGTGAAAGAGGCAGTTTCCAGGCAAAATTCCTGTCATTCCTGGCAAGTGAAGGGAAGACTCTAGCTGATGTCTCAGGCTGGTTTGGGCCTACTCCAGCGCCACCTGTCGCTCCAGACTTGAACACCAAACTCGTGGATGCCATCTCTTCACTTGTGGAGAAATGCCAAGCCACGCCTATGGACGGACTCGGCTATCGTAAACTTCGCTTGTTCTCCGGTGTGAAACCAACTCCACCGGGAGAGGAAGAGTATGATGCCTGGGCTGAGCAGACCACTCACATGTTGGATGAATGGCAGTGTTCAGATATTGTCAAGAAGCAGAGGATAGCTGAGAGTCTCAAAGGGCCAGCAGCAGACATTGTCCGGTGCTTAAGGGTTAGTAACCCCTCTGTCACTGCCGATGATTACCTCAAAGCCCTGGAGGCAGCTTTTGGGACCACAGACAGTGCGGCTGATCTCATGGTAAGGTTCCGTGGTACAttccagcaggaaggtgagaaactATCAGCATACTTGTTCCGTCTAGACAAACTGTTGCATGCAGTTCATCGTAAAGGTGGGGCTGAGGTGGCCGACCTGGACCAAATTCGCATTGAGCAGGTTGCACGAGGAGCTCTGTCCCATGATCTTGTTGCCATGCGCATCCGAACGATGTATAAGCTTAAACCTCCTCCAAGTTTCACAGAGTTGCTCCGTGATGtccgagaagaagaggaaatgatCCTGGCAAGGCAAAGTGTGGGGAACGCTGCTCTTCCAGCAATGGTTAGGTGTGTGGGGTGCGCTACACCCTCCCCCGTACCAGTGCagcctgaaaatgttgcagtacctGTGGTAGCGGGGAATGGTCAGGAAATAGAACGGCTCAGGGAAGAGTTCAGAGGGCTAAAGACGGAGGTTGCCCGGCTGTTTTCTGCCTCGATAGCTGCCTCCGATGGCATACCACAGCAGACCATGCAGAATCTCAATCCGAAGGGTACAGGGACCTTGTATGCCTGCGGAAGGGAGGGTGCTCCCAGACCCCAGTATCGTGCTGGTGTTTTTTGCTATCGATGTGGTGAAGATGGGCATTTCCAGCGAGAGTGTCCTAATCCAGAGAACCTTCGAAAGGTGACGAACCGACTATTGAAATTAAGGCAGCCGCCGGGAAACTTCCCAGGGGCCCAGTGA